The genomic DNA tagtatttttattacttttgttacTAATATGTGAAAAAACGGCAATTGAATGCTCTTAAGGAAAGGCATCATCAAAATTGTTTAGTGATGACTACTGGATGactctttttttttatgtcggctacctcccaaaattggacAAGTGCTTTGAAAAATAGGTAGATTAGGATGATGATagcaattagtataataataagctTATAAAAAAATGTATCTGTTCACTATTCAAAGATAAACAGCCATCTAATGACCATATcctatcttcttttcttttcttaacaGGAGTGCTCCTAACATCCACCTGGTATCCTTAGCAGCCGGTGACTTATTGATGGTCCTACTAACTGTGCCCTTCACGTCAATGGTATACACTGTACCATCTTACCCATTTGGTGAATCCGTGTGCCGGGCATCAGAATTTGCCAAAGACCTCAGCTTAGGCATAACTGTGTTCACCTTGACTGTCCTGAGTGCTGATCGTTATTTAGCCATCGTCCGGCCAGTATCAACCCATGTGTCAGAACATGCCAAGAGATTTGCTATTGGCATGGCAGTGAGCATATGGGTGCTGTCGGCCATTTTAGCAGCTCCGGCAGCCATTTTCTCTCAAGTACCGGTTTTGTTTACACCCCGTGGTGATGAATTCTACATTTGTACACCTTTTCCCAAGTATCTAGGTCACCTCTATCCCAAAATCCACACCCTTGTTAGGGTCACTGTTTATTATCTGCTTCCTCTGTCTCTGATAGGTTTCTTCTACGTGATGATGGCGCGCCACCTTCTGGTGTCAGCGAGACATCTACCTGGGGAGGGTGCAGGTGCAGCAGGGCAACAGAGGCAGATCCAAGCCAGGAGGAAGGTTGCCAAGATGGTCCTTGCTTTTGTAATCATCTTTGCCATTTGTTTCTTGCCCATCAACATCTACATCTTATGGTGGCATTTTTGCCCTAGCTCACAAGACGACTACAACGTCTACTGGCATTCCTTCAGAATAATTGGCTTCTGTCTATCCTTCATCAACTCCTGCATCAACCCTATCGCTCTCTACTGTGTCAGCGGTACTTTCCGGAAGTACTACAACCGGCACGTGTTCTGCTGCTTCGTCAGCAGAGGGAAGCTGCAGCGGGACTTTGATGGCACAGAGTGCACTCAGGCTTCTAGATGCACTCAGAGAACTGTCGAGATGCCACTGAGCGTGATTGGCTCCAAGAACGGAGCACAGCAAGCACCGCACCATCTCACGCTCACAAATACAGCCGTTCTGACATCTAAACCTTATCACAGTCCATCATCAATAGTATGATGTCTTTCATCTACTCAACCATCCAGATATTTTAAAATGTTTGTAAATAAGTATATTATTacacattatttttcatatatcagtATTATGGGAACTTTTATTGCTCTTTGTAAATAAGCTTACATTCCATGTTCTGTGatatcatatactgtacaatatcaCCTTAATACGACCTTCTCTTGATTTCAGTAGTCTGTATATAAacattactgcataaattttaaattattttgtcATAGATTTATAAGATATTCTTTTGAAAACCATTCACTCTTCATCAAAATATATTATCTACTTCTAATATGATCGAGACTGTATGTATTTCATCATTATCTATAGTTATAAACATTGTGAGCTTGTCATATACCATTATAACTCATCATTATATCTCATCCTCCTTTACAATGATTCCATATATAAGTGTTTCATATGAGTTCCTCGATCTTGATACTGTAAATTTCTATGCGTAAAGAATGAATTATCAGTTTATATTTGTGTCATGTGTAATCATTTATACAAGTATCATATGAGaaactttataaatatatgaaacagtTTCTTCATAACGGAATAATTTGTCAGAAGTATGATCATATGAACAGATATCGGTGAATGTGAAATTTGTCTGTTTCAATGTTTGTCCAAAATGTATTGCACAGAAAATGTAAGCTTCATCAGAATATCTTTCAAGTTGTACAATTTGAAACGTTTCTTGTATAGAGAAATAGAAAAATGTAGATATCAATGCCATATAATGTATAACCGAATCTATGTTCGAATCCTTCATAAGATGTAATTACACAAGAAGAAAGCATAAGTGAAGCTATGAAATCCGATGTAGTTATAATAAACTTAATCTAGTAATTTATATAGACTCAGCAAGAATAAGTTATCAGACTAATTCATTCCTTCATATCAAGTAAtgcctcccccccaaaaaagcaaAACATATTTAATTACTTTATACAAAAGGCTTTCACAATAGTAAGGGTTTATATCAttttggagagagaggagagagagagagagagagagagagagagagagagagagagagagagaaaaaaaaatgaattgaaatCTCGTTTGGAAATTGACAATATTCAAACATCGATCACTTTAATTTTTCAAGATATCTAAAATTGTTTTTGCATTTTAAAAGCTGGTTCTATATACTTTTCAGCCTAATTAACGCCGTTTACGTAATTATAATATTAAACCCCACAATATTTACGATTGAGAAATAAACCCTTTCTATAAGGAATGCCCTAAATATATTCTTtgtgaaaatttacatattttcctgCATTCATACCATCACAATAGTTTAGCTTGGTTAGTAACAAGTTCTGctaatcaaaagaagaaaaaacgtgTATTTTGAATATTTCTGGTATACATAGGGTGAGAAGTGTTCAAAATCCCATCAGCCAGTAAAAGTGACTGGGAATTAACTCATAAATGATTCCTGAATGGCTACATAGTATTACCCTGTCTGATATCTAGCCATTCGGCATTCCATATAGGGCTCtacctactgaaaaaaaaaaaatgtcacaactACTCGAATATTATAAGTATTAATATCCGTGGACGAGGCTAAGGGAGACGCTGAATCCTTTAGCTCCGCCTACTCAAGTGGAGAAcgatagaattattaatattattaaagttgtCACAGAGATTCCAGTTAAAATAATCACCTCAAACTGATGAAGCCATAGCCATTTGCGTTGTCTCCCCCACACATTTCTAACTATACTACGATCACTGTTAATGCAGGAGATATAATTGGCTCTGATATCCTTGGAGGGTCGAGCTTATTTTAGCTGGAATCTCTGCAGCTACTCTAATAATATCTTATCATTATTGCAATGAAATGTTGTTTACGTGCCATTTAGTCCTTCTCGCCTGCTTGAGCTTCATAATGTGGGAAAGCAAAAGCCTTGCTCTTATTGTTTTGAGAGTTCAATGTTCACTGTTGCTATATTTTTTGTAAAAGGAACCATTGTGTAGCAGAGAGCTTATTTCTTGAGGTGTATGAATAAATGAaattagtatataaatatgtaaatatatgtatatatatatatatatatatatacacacacacacatatatatatatatatatatatatttatacatatacatatatatatatatatatatataattatatatatatacatatatatatatatatatatatgtatatatatatatatatatatatatgaaacatcgttGAAGTATTTATGGTCTTTTAACATAACATGTTATTTTAAGGACCTCTGATATATCCAGTGGGCTAAATATCTGATTTGCcaacaaaaaataagatatatatttatacaaagaaaATTTTGATTCATAATTTGCTTAAATTAATTGATagtctttagaatatatatatatatatatatatatacatatatatatatatatatatacatatatatatatatatatatatgtatatatatatatatatatatatatgaaacatcgttGAAGTATTTATGGTCTTTTAACATAACATGTTATTTTAAGGACCTCTGATATATCCAGTGGGCTAAATATCTGATTTGCcaacaaaaaataagatatatatatttatataaagaaaatttggATTTATAATTTGCTTAAATTAATTGACagtctttagaatatatatatatatatatatatattaatatacatatatatatactgtatatatatataatatatatatatatatatatatatatatatattgtgaaatctAAGTATCTGTGGATTCTTTTCAATTTCGGATTttgtataaaaattttaattatagaTTGTTTTATAGgaccatcacctctctctctctctctctctctctctctctctctctctctctctcgttaaaaatatttcttaaatatatctTGTCAtgctacatatacatacaaatgtaccataatacattcatgtatatatgctCGCTGCTAGACACACACTATGACCATggcacataaatgcatatatatttgcacCTACAAACGTACTTAGAAATATAAATTCTTGTTATTTATCTATCAAGTTTTAATTTTCCTGTGGATATTGCAGATTGGAGATGGTAAGACACTTTAGTTTGGTCGCTCACAAGAAACCAACTTTGTGATTATGTCAAAACGCaaatttattcaacaagataagtGTATATAAAAAACGATTCATTGatatacaattattcatatatGTTAAACTACTAATATTTCCACAATGACAGTTATCATTCCGTCATGCCTCCTTTTGTTTGAAATGAAAACAATATTTCTATGTTATCAATCTCCCAGTGTGTATTTActccaattaaaaagaaaatacgttCGTAAGTGTATTGGTGTTATTACAAGTGGATTGTATACCCCAAAATGTGTGAGCTTTGTGTAACCAGGTGAATTATTGTTGATTTTTCAATAAAATccgtgaaaattttatttttttgtcagcCTTTTATATTGGCACAACATACCTTGAATAatttatgggatatatatatatatatatatacacacacacacacacacacatatatatatatatatatatatctatatatatatatat from Palaemon carinicauda isolate YSFRI2023 chromosome 34, ASM3689809v2, whole genome shotgun sequence includes the following:
- the LOC137626592 gene encoding neuropeptide CCHamide-1 receptor-like, producing MEDLTYNSDGFWTIWSWNRSESSPEDIRRDVFLLTRASTKDNDSSHWSNNSLPGETFDFWDQTTKYWLSNQSLSFGSNLTSNETEYLPYNLRPETYLVPVLFALIFLTGVVGNGALIFMFLKHPKLWSAPNIHLVSLAAGDLLMVLLTVPFTSMVYTVPSYPFGESVCRASEFAKDLSLGITVFTLTVLSADRYLAIVRPVSTHVSEHAKRFAIGMAVSIWVLSAILAAPAAIFSQVPVLFTPRGDEFYICTPFPKYLGHLYPKIHTLVRVTVYYLLPLSLIGFFYVMMARHLLVSARHLPGEGAGAAGQQRQIQARRKVAKMVLAFVIIFAICFLPINIYILWWHFCPSSQDDYNVYWHSFRIIGFCLSFINSCINPIALYCVSGTFRKYYNRHVFCCFVSRGKLQRDFDGTECTQASRCTQRTVEMPLSVIGSKNGAQQAPHHLTLTNTAVLTSKPYHSPSSIV